One window of the Xenopus tropicalis strain Nigerian chromosome 10, UCB_Xtro_10.0, whole genome shotgun sequence genome contains the following:
- the apoh gene encoding beta-2-glycoprotein 1, with protein MLRSLGGLWALHSLGGLWGLFLLSSTAATKVCPRPVGIPGAQYKPEKLVYEPGNVVVYSCLPGLLRQGGYNWATCSSAGVWIPATLLCARRQCAPPDPLENGNITYADKFQSVAHFSCKEGFVLIGANSSACNESGKWNESLPTCQPLTCPPPPVPAFAQLSDYRPNERNVSGYQDTVRYECQAHYAMFGNDTATCTASGNWSHVPECHDVSCDRPPDIQNGFLSFSPHGKYRYQETVTYGCKPGYVLEGPRVSSCERNGDWSARPQCRAPCRVNIKKATVLYNGRKTNVEDIAHGTIQHGDTLTYFCKDSKGKCAHLTDSHCQDGVFTVPACYKEPKWLWSTEPSKLPVCSDAS; from the exons ATGCTGCGCTCACTGGGGGGGCTCTGGGCCTTACACTCACTTGGGGGTCTCTGGGGGCTCTTCCTGCTAAGCAGCACAGCAGCCACCAAAG TTTGCCCCAGGCCGGTGGGAATCCCGGGGGCTCAGTATAAGCCGGAGAAGTTGGTGTATGAGCCCGGCAACGTTGTGGTGTATTCGTGCCTACCGGGGCTCCTCAGGCAGGGGGGGTACAACTGGGCCACGTGCTCCAGCGCCGGGGTTTGGATCCCCGCAACCCTACTATGTGCAA GGAGACAGTGCGCCCCGCCGGACCCCCTGGAGAATGGAAACATAACCTACGCAGATAAGTTCCAAAGTGTCGCACACTTTTCATGCAAGGAGGG CTTCGTACTGATTGGTGCAAACAGCAGCGCATGTAACGAGTCCGGCAAATGGAATGAGAGCTTGCCCACCTGCCAAC CTCTgacctgccccccaccccccgtgcCCGCATTTGCCCAGCTCTCCGACTATCGGCCAAATGAACGCAACGTTTCCGGGTACCAGGACACGGTGAGGTACGAATGCCAGGCCCACTATGCCATGTTTGGCAATGATACCGCCACATGCACTGCCAGCGGGAACTGGAGCCACGTACCAGAGTGCCACG ATGTGTCATGTGATCGGCCGCCCGATATACAAAATGGCTTCTTGAGTTTCTCGCCCCATGGGAAGTATCGGTACCAGGAGACGGTGACTTACGGCTGCAAACCCGGCTACGTGCTGGAGGGCCCCCGGGTCTCCTCCTGTGAGCGGAATGGGGACTGGTCGGCGAGGCCACAGTGCAGAG CTCCCTGCAGGGTGAATATAAAGAAAGCGACGGTTCTGTACAACGGCAGGAAGACCAACGTGGAGGACATCGCCCACGGGACCATCCAGCACGGCGACACCCTCACCTACTTCTGCAAGGACTCCAAGGGCAAATGCGCCCACTTAACCGACAGCCACTGCCAGGACGGGGTATTTACCGTGCCCGCCTGTTATAAAG AACCCAAGTGGTTGTGGTCCACAGAACCCTCTAAACTTCCTGTCTGCTCTGACGCCTCGTAG